The Malus domestica chromosome 10, GDT2T_hap1 nucleotide sequence GTCTTCATCATATCATGTGCTGTGAATCCATCATGCTTAGCATAAAACACGTGCAGCACTTTGCTCATGTTCCAAAACAAATCTTTGCAAGCTCTCGGAACTACGCTACCCTTCTCGAGCAAAACTAATCTTAGCAATTCTCTCCTCTTGCTGACTATTACATTCTTCATCTCGTTAATGGCCTCTTCCTCGGTAACACCGTTGCCATGAATCATGGCCAAGGACACAGCATTTAGCTTCCCTTCTGCAGATTCCCTCTGCAACGTAGCCAAGAGTTCAGAGTTAACAATTTTAGATGGGATATTATTACTTTTATAGAAGGAGAATGGGGGGATGTTGTCTACCTTAAACCCTTGGATATCATTGAGAAGGCGCCCAGCAGTGCTCATGAGTCGATACAGATGATCAAATTCGGAACTTCCTACAGCCTCCTCTGAAAGCTTAGGCCCAACCAAATAGAGAGCTGGAAGGACAATCGGTCCCAAGGCAAATGATACATATGCATTTTCCATATACTCCTCCATTGTTGGAACCGACTTGTTTTTCAACCACTGGGCTTCCTTGAACATAGACTTGATCAAATCCAACCACTGGAAAATCAAACAGAGCTCATTTCATCCCTTTACTCTCTTTTCATGAAGTCAATGAATAGAAAACTCAAATAACGGTCTTATCATCGACTAGACAGTCACGATAAAGTACCATCAGAATCAATGTTAAGGGAGTGTTCGGGTTATTGTAAGACACTTCGTGAAAGTGAAGTACTTgaaacattttaagtagttcaggAGACAGCTAGTGCTCTAAGAAAAAACATTTTATATgaatcgaaacaacgatgacaaggacaaattaaaatatttcaaCTTACAATCTCTATAACATGACTTGTCACACTGCGTCCTTGCCGCGTGAATGCCCTGGCTCCAATCTCGTTGATTGTGTTCTTGAGTGCTGAAAATATAATTTCAACATTCTCGGAACAACAATCAACACTCACATTCACATCCCACCTGAAGCCCAAATACATGAAAATTTAAGACCTTCAAGTCAGAAACAACTAACAAGGACTAGGAGCACAAGCAGGACTTGTAGCCCAACAATGGATCCAACAGAAATAAGAAACAAATGGGAAAAGGAAACATACTTCTCAACCAATTGTATGAGGTTTATCAGTTCCTCTTCGGAACCTCCAACGTCAAAGAAATCATCGACCACAGTCGTAAGGACTCCATTTTTGGCCCATGATATGCGTGCATCTGATAGTTCGGGAGGAAAAAGGGTTGCAGCAGCAGAGAAGTAACAGTATGCCTGCTTCTGTCTAGCAAAGTTTAGCTTGTCTAATCTGTACTCCTCAACCCACCTACTTAGGTAAAAtcacaaacaaataaattagaATATTCTGCACTTCCTTATACAACTGCACTCTCCTTCACTTATATTATATCAAGATCAGGTGGAAACACTAGTACCAAGAAGCTCGGCTTGGGAGAGAGAGTACTGTACGTACCTAGTAAGATGGTTGAGTTCTTCACGGTGTATAGATTGGCAATTATTGAAGTCATCCACAGCCAGCTTTAGGAAATCTTCATTTCCAATATTCAAACAACTAACATAAGACGAGCGCAAGGAATAATAGGTTATATCCACTGGTCCTTCAGAATAATTCAgaacaaattaaatttttcttaaaaggaagggaaaaggaagaagaggagctgtCAAAGAAAATACTAGAAGTTTACCGATAATACGATTTTAAAATCCTTGTACTATCtgtgttgtaatattttataGCTGTTCTGGTTGACAATCGGCCCAGAATTGCATAGCGAGGAAGTTtaagagcatcatccacctgGAAACAATCAAAAGttgctttaatttatgaactatcTTGGGATTATAGGAGATTAAAGATGTCAGATAAATCAGATAGGCTTAGCATAGAAGGCTACCTCTAGGCCGATATGCTTATTCAGATTATGACCCCGAATTAAAGTATTGGATAACTCCTGCTTCAGAAAATGACTTGTCCAGTGATGTTGTTTCTCTAGAACGGATTCATCTGGATGTATGATGGTTTCTGAAGCTCTAAACAACTCTAAGGCATCATCGATGTCCTTCATATACCCTCCAAGGGAATTGAACAAACGATCTTCTGAATATTGAGTTAATGGATCTAAAAGACAGCATAACTcagttacattttttttttttttgccaaaacatAGTCATGAAAGCCAAGGTACCCAAAATTGAAAATACCTGCAGAAACATCATATCCATTAACACGTAAGAGTCGAAACGCCATTGCACAGGTGGCAGCATCTGATAATATATCTTCATCACCCTGCAGCCAGCTTCTGTTTGTTGGCTAATGTCATGCTTCCCATGgatgaaaactaataaaatctCGAAACTGGGGTATACTTATATGGGAAAAATTACCTGTATGTTTCATCCAGTACACTTCTAATTTCCTCCCTGAAATGTCGATCAATACCCAAATTTTCAAGACTGGCAGCCATAGAAAGGCGGGCATATTTATCTAGAGGATAGACCGTTGGAACTGAAAAAGGTAGGTTGAAAACATTGGAAGCTTTATCCTGATGTAGTACATAAATACACCTAGGAAATTAATGGAAAATGTTGAGTATGAAACCTGCATTCCCAAACTTCTCTAAGAGTGAGCGTAGGTACTTAAGGCAATCAGCATTCTTAAGGTGAGCAAAAGCAGAGGCGGTGGTTGCTGGTGAATTAAACAAGGACCCATTCTTCCTTTGATACTTCATGACCAGGTCCCAATCCTGCGACTTTCCAAATCCTTCTGAAATATATGCTAACAACGTTCTCCACCCCTCTGAGTTGCTTGCATAGCCTCTAAATAATAACATTTTGGAACAGGGATCGTCAATCAGAATCGTTTAGGATGCAAAACAAAAGTATAACTATACTGATACATTTCTATTATTATCACTAGCATATGAACTGATTATATCATGTATATCCATTCCCTTCctatcaaaagaaaagaaaatagtttctTTCCCCTGTGATGAAGGAACAGTTCCTGAGGTTCTAACATACAAAGCCACATAGAAAAAGCTGAGCTCCATGGGATTCACTGCTTAGTGAGAGCAGGatgtaataataaataaattactaCAAGATGGAACCGAacttaaaacaagaaaataaaataaaatgaaaatatacCTTTTCAGCTCAAAGTCTCTTCTGTGAAATAAGGCGTCTAGGGTTGGTGCACCCAAGGGAAGGTTCATCTTCAAATTCCTTGCATACTCAATCATCGCAGGAAACAATATATTAAATCCAACAGGAGATTGTTGTTCTTCATCAGTAGCTGAAGCTACATTTGATTCAATAAAATGTAGCCCTAAAACAACAAGAGGATGTTAAGGTGTTCATGTTTGAAACATTAATGGAGGAAACTTAGCAAGAACCAAGAATAACGGTTATACCCTTGTTAATTTGTTCTTCGCCAACATTCCACTGCTTCAGTGCAAGGATGCAAGCTAAGGTAGATAAGAGAGCATCTTTCGTGAACAAGGGTTGCAAATTAGGAGGACCCCATGAGCCATCATGGAGTTGATTACACAATAACCAGTTTACGCATTCGGGGAAAAAAGGGTCCTTTGGGGAATTTGGAGAAGGGACCATTGCCACCCAAGCAGTGTCATATGAGGAAACCGAGAGATCAACCTTGTCGAACATcttctttattctttctttcGTACCCTCAGAACTCTGCTTCTATTAAAAGAACCAAATTTATATCGTTAACGGTATAAAAGAGTATGTAGGAAATCATAGAACTAGGAGGATTATCTTACCAAAACAGCAGCATTGACCTCCGCTGCCCCATTTAATCTCGACATTGTTAAAGCTGCTTGTGGCAAGAAATAATgtccagattttttttttaaaaaaaaggtacCTATCAAGGAGCAGAAATCCAAGAGGTCAGTGACCCTTCACATGTTTACATCAACACACAAATCAGACTGCCAAACTTGAATGTATCTTCACAAGAAGCCAGTAAACTTGCATATTAATTGCTTACTAACTAAAGAACTTTCTTTTGGTTCTTCTAGTTGCAATCGATCCTATGTTTTCTTCTTCCGCGCAATATTCTAATTAATCTAATCTAAACTACGCGCAGGGGATTCTAACTTGGGAGCACATGCTCTAGTCAACTTGGCTACACGCGTATCTGCAAGCCTAAACGAGTAGGGGATTCCCATAAAATAAAACCCACCTGAGCACTAAGGTCACCAACAATTCAAAAGTACAATTTCACCAACCACTGACAAGTAAAGTTCTAAAATTGGGACATCAATACCATCAAGACACAAGCTTTTTCAAGATAACAAAGATTcaacacaaaataaaaataccCAATTCGAGAAAATCATGCATGATCccaaaaaaacataacaaaaacaaaaccacagAAAAaatggcgagagagagagagagagagagatagacctGGTGAGGGAAAGGTGGAAAGTCTGAGAGTGCTGAGGTGAGAGAAAGacatgcagagagagagagattctgaTAGCTGCAGCAACTCCAGAAAGCTCACTCTCACTCTGGAGAGTCTAACTATAAATATTGGTGGAGAAATGGAAACTGAAAACTGGAATAAAAATGGCACAATATACGCCCAGCAAGAGAGACTAAACGACAAAAAAATTCATCAAGTTAATTGCTGTCTGCGCGTCTTTCGCCTTCCTTCGAACCATTGACATCTACTgctctatatatataattagattTGTTATATCATATTTTACAGCATATTTTTTACATGTCAATGTCCATAATTTTGTCACCTACTCAAAATGTCATTTGACAAATTTCGGAATACCAAATTTGACATGTGTAGTAGGTACTAAGCATCTAGACTTATATTACAACATGTGTATTTTTATTCGACTAATTATGAATATTATTTAATAACTACAATATTACAAAGTATAAAtctaaatatatacatatatatatatatctgtgtaTTATATAATTAGATTTGTTATATCATATCTTACAGCATGTTTTTTACATGTCAATGTCCATAATTTTGTCACCTACTCAAAATGTCATTTGACAAATTTCGGAATACCAAATTTGTTATGTGTAGGTACTAAGCATCTGGacttatattataacatgtgTATTTTTTTCGATTAATCACGAATATTATTTAATAACTACAATATTACAAAGTATAAATTTATTGTTTACTTATTATAAGATGAAATTGTCCTtgtcacaaaaaagaaaattctcCATCTAAAAGACAAATTATAAACAAGAATCTTGTAGcttaaattgcaaaaaaaaaaataaaaaataaaaaacatcacCACCTCTTAAAATTACTCTCCAATATCCTTCCTTTAAAGTTTGGGATACAAAACTCATTTTTAGGGAAATGACTTATCGATATCTGATTTAAGTCAATAACATATGTTTGATTTTGCCACATAACAGTGCATTATTAGTTAAGAATACCATGGTAATATCATTCCACATGGAAGTAAGTCTCACTCCATGTTTAGTTGGCCTTGTGCACCATTAGTCTTTTACCAtgctttgaatttttatttctgaAAATGTGACTTTAGCCCCctcaaattcaattttcttcACATAAAACCAATATAATTTGTTTACTCGAACAAAACTCCATGACTAGGATCCACCTAAACAAATTCATCAATTATGCTAACTTACAAATTTTACATTTCTCGGGTTCCTAAAAAACCCTATCGCATGTACGATGTAGGACGTACACAATGGTGCTatcacacacctatttttacctCTCATACAACTCTCAATTTCCAGTAGtcaaattgaatgaattgaataaaattaatggacaaaaattaacaaggctgcgtgagaaaagaaaatggttgTGTGAATAGCACTGTCCTTAATTCTATGTGGATTGTAAGGGGGACtaacaaaaattttatttttgaacaaacgatattatctacactaagggtgtaggctaagcctcacaatgggttagcaataatgtgattcaaactcGTTTTttgcgagaatcaaacctaagacctcttaattataatttataaatgaagaggaataccagtAGGTCATAGTAGTAAGTGGCAAGGGGAATTAATGCTTTTGCTAaaagaaaaggaggaaaattgtcattaatgttataaattcataggaaaactaatgaaaatggcttgaaaactttgagttttaatgataaggacaaaataaagggtaaagtgaatagtatcaggattgactttttagtgtaaaaatgtggtttttcgttaaagtgaacagtaccaggtgtttttcgttaaagttccctaaattcattgcaTACTAATATCAAATAtgagaatttttattttattttttaaaattgaatgatGTCATCAATTTGATCAAtgattttaataaatattgaaTATTAATACATATTTTCTCAATTAAATAAGGATAATACTTAGGTAGTCACTAGTGAGTACCATATATATTCACTTTCTTATTTGACCCaatcaaaattaattaacacgtctattttttttttaaacaataaaaCGTATGTTAAATATCATTGGGGCAAAACCAAAAAGTGAGTTGAGCATTATCCTGTAAATAATGTTTTGATTACGTTATTTAGTGCAATATCATGTTTTAAatatatcgatatttttatactaagggAAAAGGGAATTCCGCTAAACCACATAATGGACAACcgaatttggtatcgaattcgccatccacgagattcgaacctcagacttctcacttccaaataaagaggaataccaccagaccgtaaTACTGAGTAGCAGTGCAATATCATGTTTTGATTACTCTTTTAAAGAAGTGTAACTTTGGCTTCGGTCCTTGACTAACTAAAATCTTACATcgaaattttattaatttgaataCTTTGATTGAAagacaaaattttaaatttcagtactaattaagaaatttaataacaaaaattattaaACCCTTCCTAAATCATGCAAAGGTTGACAGggatttttaactttttttttcttcctcaaatTGAATAGTAGATTAGCCCATACATGAAGCCCTACGACGGCACATGGGGATGGGTGCATGAGGATGCAAAGAAATATCACGCATcgggaaaataaaaaatcttgcatgagcttataagaAGTTGAGTCTATTATCAATTGATTTGTGAagcttaaatttattttggagtGAAGATAAAGGAGGAAGTGGAAAGGGAAGGTCAGAGGAGTTAAAAGAGAGGAAATTTGCAGGTTCACCAATTTGCATTGACGGCAAATAATACTAATCAAGTTCTGAAGgaccaaaacaaagaaaatctcaTCAAGTTTTGTTCCACAAAAGCTCTAAATGTTAAGCAAAGATGGATTTTATCTAACTAATTGGCCAATTACACAAGAATTTGAAGGCCTTTTTTCTGAGGAGCAGGCACCGCGTTCTTGTTTCCAGGGAAGGCGCTGCGAGAAATGTCTACCAGGGACTTGAAACTGTGTGGTTCGTGCATCGACAGCTCTGACAGAACTTTCCTGTTCAGCTGAATGTTCTCCTTCATCAACCCATGCATGAAGTTTCCATAGTTAACCTGATGACAATAGTAAAACAAGATAATAGGGGGATCAGCATGCACTACAATATATATAACCTGATGACAATAGTAAAACAAGATAATAGGGGGATCAGCATGcactacaatatatatatatatatatatatatatatatatatatatatatatagagagagagagagagagagagagagagagaggaaagtaCAATAACTTAAGAAGATCAAATCAGCAACATATTCCAGCTTCTACTGATCCAATATCTCAACACTCAACAGCTACTTTCATGCCGGAATATCCGGAAAGATACATTTGATCCGGCACATCTTAATCTAAAGCTTCTAAACAGTTGAAGCTCTCCCTAACTTCCTAGATTTTCGAAAGCCAAATCTATTTTGAATCTACTTTAATGCCAGAGAAATCCAATTTGAAACTAAATATTCAAAGTCAATTTCAAAACACTAAGCAATCCAGGATCAACATGCTAATTAATCATGCTTGTATCTATGTACAACAAGTCCGAGAATTCTAATGAGGACCCTTAATTTCTCATAcgattctttttattttcagcTACTTTCCAGTAATCAAATTCATAGACGTTTACTCTCCATTTTCTATATTTCCATCTCTTAATAAATACAAGAACAATAAGCGAACCAATAAATGTCTTCATCTTTTATTCAACCAAGGCTAATAAGCAACCTCTAGACACACAAAGTAAACAGAACATTACAAAACAAACTCTACTGGGTTTAGATGACCCTGCATAGATGAACCATATCTTCTTGCTATCTTACAAGAACAATATCCTTCTAAGCATAAAGAAGGTAGTTTATTGTTTTCCATATTTTAACGACTAAAACCAACAAACACTGGAAAGTACATTTCGTGGTTTTCCCCTAACAACTTGCGATCCACATATGTTCAAAGGCAATCTACTAAAGTCGTTATGAACCAACTAATAGACAGATTCATTGTTCTGCAGTATATTGAACAGCTCTCAAGTCCACAATTTTCAATAAATCAGGCTTTCAACAATACATGACCTCAACATAATCTTAGACCGAAAGGAACCCAAAAGGGTCAGGACATACAGAAAGAGAAGTAAAGTGACAGAGAATTGACAAAGCTGGGAGGTAAGGTCACTCGAAATATACCCAAACAAAATGACATGACACAGTTCTgtttatatctttttttttttaaaagcccCGCAGCCTACCTACATGGTCTACTTATGGTGAGGCTCGTATAAAAAACATGAGCCTTGGTTCACAGCCCAGCATCACCCAGCCACTGACTCACTTCTATCTCACCAAAAACCAAGGACTCATTACTCTACTGCTGCACCACCACCCATTATAAGTATTGGCTGCCCAATGCTCAACATTAAAATCCAAGACCAAATAAATATTCGTCGTGCGTCTGTTTTCACAAGTATTCTCTCTCGGTCTCTCTCCCTTCATCAAATTTGCAGAAATAAATCAACTGTGAACAGATAAAACTATAGGaaagtgttattcacacacccatttttacctctcaAACACCCTTCTTAATTTTTGGCCATTGATCTTCTCTAATTCCTTCGACCCGACTTCAAAAATTgagaggggtgtgtggatagcactaccCAAAACTATGGACGCAAGAAACGGCAGTTTGATGAAAGTAAAAAAACTGAGATTGAAGACCAAaaccacataaaaaaaaagaatagaaacttcTATAATTCTCTCAAAAATGCACCACGTAAAAAATATTAGGCACAATTCGAAACATACTCCATGGATGCGGGTGCCAGCATTGATACGCTGGATCCACAGGGAGCGCATGTCTCGCTTCTTGGTGCGGCGATCCCTGTAAGAATACTGCAAGGCCTTCTCTACCCTCTCTCTGGCAATCCTTATGCAATTCTTGGCCCTTCCCCTGAAGCCCTTGGCTAGCTTGAAAATCTTACCCTTATTCATTGTTCACTCTCCTTCTTTTATCCTATAcattaacacacacacacacagacacatcAGACCACAAAAAATAATCAGCCccataattattaattatttgagAAACCCATTTCTTccaattgaagaacaaagaCAGACAATTAATCACAAACGAAAAATTCCTAATTGCACGAGTGTATCAAGTATAATGGTGTTAATTATTTAAAGATTACAACTTTAAGAGCAAAAATTACTTTTTCCAAAGTAAATTATTGCCAAATGGAATATTTAACATCTCTTCAACAAATTTAAAGAGTTTAAAGGTGATTAAGATTCATAAACCAGATTATCAATTGAGAAAGATGGGTTTTTTCGATTCACCTGAGCTTATCTGAGGTGGGTTCCTTTTTGTATCAACAGCTCCGAGTTGTGCAAAACCTGCCATGAAACCAATCAAAAGGAACAAGCTTTTTACTTTGCAATTAACaatactagaaaaaaaaaaaaaaaaaagaacaaggaagaagaagatgggcaCGCACTGTGGCGGTGGATGGCGAGAGATGACAGACGAACTGGGAGTGGGTCGAGCAGCGGGCAGCGGAGGCGGATGAGATACAATATGGATTGGCAATCTGTAATATTGAGCTAAGAGCATGGGCACTTCTGTCAATCCACACGCTTAACCCGCTAAATGGAGCCCAAGGTAACTGGGTCGTTCTCGAATCACCCGTTTACATTCAAGTTGGCGTCAATTTACATATTGATCAATACGCAAAACGTTTAAAACATATATCCCTCCTGCTAATGGTATTGATTATGCAACGAGTCGAATTCAAACTTGCCATGGTGCAAAAAGGTTCTccttttttcctttcaattaaGCGATATTGCGGAAGAAAGAACGAAACCGATCCATTgctataataaaataaaaataattgatgGACTATGACCCGATCCATGTGAAGCAAACCGGGTAATCTCGGGTATGGTGAAACCGGTGAATACCCTACTTTTGCAAATGGAAAAAGATAAATCCTTAGTTTTGAAACAGTGCTCTTCTCTGAGCTGCTGAAAAATATGCAGCATCTTCTTCCAGTCCGCCTCATAAAGTCTCTGTCTGCTACTTCTTTACCAGGCACCACCTCCACCCTTCACGAACTTGCTTCTACTCACCCCAAAGgtctgcctctctctctctctctctcctactTTGGGTACTGGGTCTGTCACAAATTGCTTTCTCAATAGAAACAAAGctaccagtttttttttttttttcaaccgaATAACAGTGATAATTCATTGATAAGAAAACAAGATTGCAACACGATTACAAGACGGGTGTCAACTGAATACAACCTCTCGAGTGACCAAATCCTTAATCTGGAGGGCTACCAATTTGTTAAAGTTGAAGTGTGTGTTTGAAACTGTGTATTGTATCTAAGTAATGGATGATGGGCAATGAGAAGTAATATGCAAGAAGAAAgcttttgtttgtgtttgtgtgtgtgtgtgtctgtgtgtgtgtgtttatgagTCAAGCTCAAAACCATGTGAATGTTTCTTTACTTGATAATGTGGTTGCTGAAGCAAATCCAATTTGACAGATTGTGAAAATGCCTGCCTAGCCTTCAAATTCTGTTACTTTTGCTCAATCACCAGACCCGATTTCCAAATGCTGCTGAAATTCGTTTGTCGTAGAGATTCTTTTCGGTTTGCTATTTAATGGAGCTTCATATGAAAACTATATTTCCTTTTGCAGTTAGAACTAGAAGGTTATCTGATGACCAATTGCAAGTAATTCCTTTAGATTGCTAAAATGCAAGAAATGGTACTCGATGAACGGGTCTTGATTCTTGGGTGATTGTGCAATCCTTTTCTTTTGATGGTTTGTGGGGAGGgggaggaggggattgctttgACATCTAATGAAAATTGAATGGTTGCATTCATgttcatttctttcttttcattttccattGCAATCTCATGCCTACCCCAAAAGTTGAAAGAGTAAAAGAGATAAAAAGGGGTAGATAAACTTCTACACCTTTCAAGATGACAACTCTACCATGTATAGCCAatagatgatgatgacgatAATTTGATGTGTGGAGAGCGATGATCAGGCTCAGGTTTCTTTTGAATCTTGAAGCTCTATTTTCTTTGTAGAACAATATCTTGTAGCCATTCTAGGGTCTAGGCTAGAGGAAGCCAAAGATGTTTGGTTTCCTTAGAAGTGTGTAactcaatcaaacattcattTGTTTCTGGTGCTAGAAATTCATGCTTTTCTTGAGGAGTGTTCTATCCATTGattaatttcttaaaatttCTTAAAACGTTTTTGTGATTGGGCTGGCCTTGGTAGGTGTTGCGAGGGTTGTACTGAAGAAGGGGAAGACCCAATTATTCAAGGATGGCAGCCCAATGGTCTACAGTGGAGCAGTTGATAGAATAATTGGTAGACCACCTCCCAGGACTGGAGACATTGTGTTGGTAGCTGATGGGGCAGAAAAACCAATAGGATGGGGCATGTACAATTCAGTCTCCATGTTCAGTGTTCGGCTGATGCAACTCGAAGAGGAAGCAACAAGGTAGTACTATTTCTACGAGTCCTTTCTAGTTCTGATTTATCATTACATTCACAGGGATGTTCAAATTGATAACCTTTATGAAACAGGGATTTGTCATGTGCATTGAACATGGAGAAACTGCTTGAGACAAGAATTAATGAAGCTATAGAACTACGTAAGAGTTTGGGACTTCCATCAGTTAGTACAAATGCATTCCGTCTTGTCAATAGTGAAGCAGACAGGTACATGACCTTGAGCAGTAAATTGAGATTTCTGTCAGTGTTTTGTAATTGAGTATGAATGAAGATTCTCCCCTTGTCTTTTGTTAGAAAGGCCAAACCTATTTATGGATGTGTAAAGAACTAAGGACGCACTTAATTATTCAACGTAGCAGTAATAATTCAGCTCCTCCGGGGGTTGAGAATGTGTGGATGTTATGTGGTATGCATGTTAGGATTGAAAGAAACTAGTTATCTTTTGGTAAGATCCCTTtaaattgtaattaaattagGGTAAATGAAACATGTGGGATTTGTATCATTTAATCTGAAATGTTTAGTGTAACTGGTGGCAATACCAGTTGTCTACATTACATGGAATTGTCTGTGGACATACTAGTTCACTAATTTCAGGTCGATGTCCCTTTTTTACCACAG carries:
- the KS gene encoding ent-kaurene synthase-like 1 isoform X1 encodes the protein MSFSHLSTLRLSTFPSPGTFFLKKKSGHYFLPQAALTMSRLNGAAEVNAAVLKQSSEGTKERIKKMFDKVDLSVSSYDTAWVAMVPSPNSPKDPFFPECVNWLLCNQLHDGSWGPPNLQPLFTKDALLSTLACILALKQWNVGEEQINKGLHFIESNVASATDEEQQSPVGFNILFPAMIEYARNLKMNLPLGAPTLDALFHRRDFELKRGYASNSEGWRTLLAYISEGFGKSQDWDLVMKYQRKNGSLFNSPATTASAFAHLKNADCLKYLRSLLEKFGNAVPTVYPLDKYARLSMAASLENLGIDRHFREEIRSVLDETYRSWLQGDEDILSDAATCAMAFRLLRVNGYDVSADPLTQYSEDRLFNSLGGYMKDIDDALELFRASETIIHPDESVLEKQHHWTSHFLKQELSNTLIRGHNLNKHIGLEVDDALKLPRYAILGRLSTRTAIKYYNTDSTRILKSYYRCLNIGNEDFLKLAVDDFNNCQSIHREELNHLTRWVEEYRLDKLNFARQKQAYCYFSAAATLFPPELSDARISWAKNGVLTTVVDDFFDVGGSEEELINLIQLVEKWDVNVSVDCCSENVEIIFSALKNTINEIGARAFTRQGRSVTSHVIEIWLDLIKSMFKEAQWLKNKSVPTMEEYMENAYVSFALGPIVLPALYLVGPKLSEEAVGSSEFDHLYRLMSTAGRLLNDIQGFKRESAEGKLNAVSLAMIHGNGVTEEEAINEMKNVIVSKRRELLRLVLLEKGSVVPRACKDLFWNMSKVLHVFYAKHDGFTAHDMMKTVNAVMEEPILLSEL
- the KS gene encoding ent-kaurene synthase-like 1 isoform X3, whose product is MSFSHLSTLRLSTFPSPGTFFLKKKSGHYFLPQAALTMSRLNGAAEVNAAVLSSEGTKERIKKMFDKVDLSVSSYDTAWVAMVPSPNSPKDPFFPECVNWLLCNQLHDGSWGPPNLQPLFTKDALLSTLACILALKQWNVGEEQINKGLHFIESNVASATDEEQQSPVGFNILFPAMIEYARNLKMNLPLGAPTLDALFHRRDFELKRGYASNSEGWRTLLAYISEGFGKSQDWDLVMKYQRKNGSLFNSPATTASAFAHLKNADCLKYLRSLLEKFGNAVPTVYPLDKYARLSMAASLENLGIDRHFREEIRSVLDETYRSWLQGDEDILSDAATCAMAFRLLRVNGYDVSADPLTQYSEDRLFNSLGGYMKDIDDALELFRASETIIHPDESVLEKQHHWTSHFLKQELSNTLIRGHNLNKHIGLEVDDALKLPRYAILGRLSTRTAIKYYNTDSTRILKSYYRCLNIGNEDFLKLAVDDFNNCQSIHREELNHLTRWVEEYRLDKLNFARQKQAYCYFSAAATLFPPELSDARISWAKNGVLTTVVDDFFDVGGSEEELINLIQLVEKWDVNVSVDCCSENVEIIFSALKNTINEIGARAFTRQGRSVTSHVIEIWLDLIKSMFKEAQWLKNKSVPTMEEYMENAYVSFALGPIVLPALYLVGPKLSEEAVGSSEFDHLYRLMSTAGRLLNDIQGFKRESAEGKLNAVSLAMIHGNGVTEEEAINEMKNVIVSKRRELLRLVLLEKGSVVPRACKDLFWNMSKVLHVFYAKHDGFTAHDMMKTVNAVMEEPILLSEL
- the KS gene encoding ent-kaurene synthase-like 1 isoform X2, whose protein sequence is MSFSHLSTLRLSTFPSPGTFFLKKKSGHYFLPQAALTMSRLNGAAEVNAAVLKQSSEGTKERIKKMFDKVDLSVSSYDTAWVAMVPSPNSPKDPFFPECVNWLLCNQLHDGSWGPPNLQPLFTKDALLSTLACILALKQWNVGEEQINKGLHFIESNVASATDEEQQSPVGFNILFPAMIEYARNLKMNLPLGAPTLDALFHRRDFELKRGYASNSEGWRTLLAYISEGFGKSQDWDLVMKYQRKNGSLFNSPATTASAFAHLKNADCLKYLRSLLEKFGNAVPTVYPLDKYARLSMAASLENLGIDRHFREEIRSVLDETYSWLQGDEDILSDAATCAMAFRLLRVNGYDVSADPLTQYSEDRLFNSLGGYMKDIDDALELFRASETIIHPDESVLEKQHHWTSHFLKQELSNTLIRGHNLNKHIGLEVDDALKLPRYAILGRLSTRTAIKYYNTDSTRILKSYYRCLNIGNEDFLKLAVDDFNNCQSIHREELNHLTRWVEEYRLDKLNFARQKQAYCYFSAAATLFPPELSDARISWAKNGVLTTVVDDFFDVGGSEEELINLIQLVEKWDVNVSVDCCSENVEIIFSALKNTINEIGARAFTRQGRSVTSHVIEIWLDLIKSMFKEAQWLKNKSVPTMEEYMENAYVSFALGPIVLPALYLVGPKLSEEAVGSSEFDHLYRLMSTAGRLLNDIQGFKRESAEGKLNAVSLAMIHGNGVTEEEAINEMKNVIVSKRRELLRLVLLEKGSVVPRACKDLFWNMSKVLHVFYAKHDGFTAHDMMKTVNAVMEEPILLSEL